The Candidatus Hydrogenedentota bacterium DNA segment GGCTTTGACCCACCGACTGAGCTATCGCCCGAAATGCTGGACCGGTTGCTGCGCCCCGCAATGGCTCCGGATGGCGCAGCCAATCTTCCGGGCGGCAAACCGGGGCAGAAGGAAGAGGCCCCGCAGGCGGACTCCTGGTCGCGCGAGCGCACGGCAGTCACGTTTGACGGCGCAGGCTGGTTGCGTGTCAACGGCGGGAAGTGGTTCGAGGGCGACTCGGCAACGGTGAGCGAGCAAGGCGTGTTCGTCGTAGAGTTCAAGAAGACCGAGCGCGCTGAACCTGTCAGCAAACGGATCGGGGTGGATTGGACTCCACCGGTCATCACGCTGAACGCCGAGCCGCGCCTCGATCAGGAGGGCGGCGTCTACTACGCGCGTCCGAACACGGCGCTAACGTTGATCGCGCGCGACAATCTCTCTGGCGTCAAGAAGCTCGAATATGCCGTGGACAATGAGACCCTTGTACCGTGCAATGGTCCGATACACCTCACTATCGGAAACCACACATTGCGTTGCCGCGCGGAAGACGCCGCGGGCAATTCAGGAGATACATTGACTGGCGATCAACTCACCGGCGGGGACACGAAAGCAATCCAAATCGTCGTGCGAGACGAGAAGGCGCCGCAGGAAGTACTTGTGACAAGCACCCAAGACGGCATGCAGCAGCCGTGTCTGATAGACGTACCCGAGGCGGTTGCCGGCAACCGTGTGCCGCTGCTCGTAAGCCTGCATAGTTGGTCTACCGGCCGCCGCGCCTACGATGCCTATGAAGCCGCGCTCGCAGGATGCCGCGAACGGGGCTGGATCTTCTTATCGCCGGAGTTCCGGGGACCCAATAACCATCCCGAAGCTTGCGGGTCGCCCCTGGCGGTGCAGGATGTGCTCGACGCCGTTGATTGGGCACTCTCCAATACACCCGCGGATCCGCGCCGTGTGTATCTGCTTGGCGGTTCGGGCGGCGGACACATGGCCTTGCTAATGGCGTGTCGCGCACCGAAGCGTTGGGCCGCCGTGTCAGCGTGGGTGCCCATCACCGATTTGACCGCATGGCATGCGTTCTGCCGCAAGGAGGGTTATCGCTACGCTGACGATATGGAGAAGTGCTTCGGCGGGCCGCCGGAAACGCCGGAACGGATCGAGGCCTACAATAGCCGGTCGCCGGTTTTCGAACTTGAACGAGCCGCCGGTCTTCCTATCGATTTGCAGACAGGAATACACGACGGTCATGACGGAAGCGCTGTGCCCATTGACCATACGCTTCGCGCATTCAATCGGCTTGCGGAAGCGAACGGTGTGCCTGACGCCGCGTTGACCGAAGAGACTGTGAACTTCATGACTTCGCGAGCGGAAGTACCCGATGGCTTGGCATTCAAAGGCACGGCCGAGTCTGGCCGTGCGCAACCGATCTTGTTTCGCCGGGAGGCTGGGCCTGTGCGGCTAACGCTTTTTGATGGTGGCCACGTGATTGACCCGGCAACGGCCCTCTCGTGGCTCGCGACTTTTAAGCAATCCGCTGCCGAGACTACGCCGTAGCGCGCGGCGGAAAAAAACAACGTGGGGGTTGTGCCACAACAGACACAACCCCCACGCTGAATCGAACTATATCGTCGCGACCAAGTCGGCAATCGCGTCGCCGATCTTCGTGGTGGACATGCCGCTCTCTTTGATTTCTTTCGCGGAAAGCCCGGGGATGAGGCGTTTCTCGAGGAATGCCACGCATGCCTTTTCCATGCATGCCGCCGCTTCGGTCTCGCCGAGGTGGTCGAGCATCATCTGTGCCGAGAAGATGGCCGCAAGCGGGTTGATCACGTTCTGGCCCGTGTACTTCGGCGCGCTGCCACCGATCGGCTCGAACATGGACACGCCTTCGGGGTTGATGTTGCCGCCCGCGGCAATACCCATTCCGCCCTGAATCATCGCGCCAAGGTCGGTGATAATGTCGCCAAACATGTTACCGGTCACGATCACGTCGAACCATTCCGGATTCTTGACCATCCACATGGTGGTCGCATCGACGTGAGCGTAGTCGCGCTTAATCGTCGGAAAGTCCTTGGCACCCATTTCGTGGAACGCGCGTTCCCACAGATCGAACACGTAGGTCAGGACGTTCGTCTTGCCGCACAGCGTAAGCGTGTTGTTCTTGTTGCGCTTCTTCGTGTACTCGAAGGCGTACTTGAGGCAACGGTCGACCTGATGGCGCGTGTAGAGCATCACCTGCGACGCGACTTCGTGAGGCGTGCCCTTCTGCATGACGCCGCCAACACCCGTGTACACGTCGCCCGAATTCTCGCGCACGACGACAAAGTCGATGTCCTTCGGACCTTTTCCCTTGATAGGCGTATCCACGGTCGGATACAGCTTGACGGGGCGAAGATTGATGTATTGGTCGAGTTCGAACCGGACGCGGAGCAGAATCCCCTTTTCAAGGATGCCGGGCTTCACGTCGGGATGGCCGATGGCGCCCAACAGGATTGCGTCGTACTTGCGCAACTCGTCCGTCGCCGAATCCGGCAACACTTCGCCCGTACGCAGGTAACGTTCGCCACCGAAGTCGTAGGACGTGGTATCGAAGGTAATATTGAAGCGCTGGGCGGCGGCTCCCAATACCTTCACGGCTTCCTGCAACACTTCGGGGCCTGTGCCGTCGCCCCCCATTAACGCAATTTTGTACTTGGCCATGGTATGAATCTCCTCCTGCTGGCAAAAGATGGCGCCGCCCCCGCAATCACGCCGCGCGTACGGCCTTGATAGACAGAGAGG contains these protein-coding regions:
- a CDS encoding 3-isopropylmalate dehydrogenase, with protein sequence MAKYKIALMGGDGTGPEVLQEAVKVLGAAAQRFNITFDTTSYDFGGERYLRTGEVLPDSATDELRKYDAILLGAIGHPDVKPGILEKGILLRVRFELDQYINLRPVKLYPTVDTPIKGKGPKDIDFVVVRENSGDVYTGVGGVMQKGTPHEVASQVMLYTRHQVDRCLKYAFEYTKKRNKNNTLTLCGKTNVLTYVFDLWERAFHEMGAKDFPTIKRDYAHVDATTMWMVKNPEWFDVIVTGNMFGDIITDLGAMIQGGMGIAAGGNINPEGVSMFEPIGGSAPKYTGQNVINPLAAIFSAQMMLDHLGETEAAACMEKACVAFLEKRLIPGLSAKEIKESGMSTTKIGDAIADLVATI